A genomic window from Nicotiana sylvestris chromosome 11, ASM39365v2, whole genome shotgun sequence includes:
- the LOC138880851 gene encoding uncharacterized mitochondrial protein AtMg00810-like, translated as MRALIATAVKKQWHIFQLDVNNTFLHRDLHEEVYANTTRIGNDVIITGTDISEIAQVKCFLHDQFKIKDLGKLHYFLSLEVLYTSNGVLISQRKFALDLLNEYDCVSYSSLSSPLIQVKNSEPRKE; from the exons ATGAGAGCTCTTATAGCTACTGCAGTGAAGAAGCAGTGGCACATCTTTCAGTTGGATGTGAATAATACATTCCTTCATAGAGACTTGCATGAAGAAGTTTATGCAAATACCACCAGGATTGGAA atgatgttatcatcactGGAACAGACATCTCAGAGATTGCACAAGTTAAATGCTTCCTGCATGATCAATTCAAAATAAAAGATCTGGGAAAACTACACTATTTTCTTAGTTTAGAGGTTCTTTATACTAGTAATGGGGTATTAATATCTCAAAGAAAGTTTGCACTGGATTTACTAAACGAATATGATTGTGTTTCTTATAGCAGCTTATCTTCCCCCTTGATCCAAGTGAAAAACTCTGAGCCAAGGAAGGAGTAG